The Paraburkholderia megapolitana genomic sequence GCGATCAAACATCTGAAGCGCTGGATGAAACCGTCGAAGCGCCGGTTAGATGCGACGTTGTATCCGCTCGCGAAAAACCGCGTCATCCCGCAGCCGCTTGGTGTGATCGGCGTCATCGTGCCGTGGAATTTCCCGCTCAATCTGTCGTTTGCACCGCTGACGTCGATCTTCGCAGCCGGCAATCGCGCGATGGTCAAGATGTCGGAGAATTCGGCGCATCTCGCGCGTCTGCTCGCGGCAACCAGCCCGAAATACTTTTCGCCCGACAAGCTGACGTTCTTCGAAGATGCCGGCGGACGCGGACCGGCATTCAGTTCGTTGCCGTTCGATCATCTGCTGTTCACCGGCTCGGGACAAACCGGCCGCTCCGTGATGGCCAATGCGGCGCGCAATCTGACGCCGGTCACGCTCGAACTCGGCGGGAAATCGCCGGCCATCGTCGCTGAGGATTACCCGATCGAAACCGCGGCGAAACGCGTGATGTGGCTCAAGCTGCTTAACGCCGGCCAGATCTGTACGAACATCGATTATCTGTTTCTGCCGGAAACGCAGGTCGACGCCTTCGTCGCCGCGGCAAAGCAGTTGTTGAGCGAGCGCTATCCCGACATCAATGGCGGCGACTACACGTCGATCATCGACGAGCGTTCGTTCCAGCGCCTCAAGGACACACTCGACGACGCCAAAGCGAAGGGCGCGACGCTCATCAATCTCGCGGCCGGCCAGACACCCGATAGCAAACTGCGCAAGTTTCCCCCGCACATCGTGCTGAACCCCACCGACGACATGGTGCTGATGCAGCGCGAGATCTTTGGTCCGATCCTGCCGATCAAGACGTATCGCGATCACGAAGAAGTGATCCGCTACATCACGGGACGCGATCGGCCTCTGGCGATCTATCCGTTCTCGCACGACAAGCAGGTCCAGGATCTGTACATCGATCGGGTGATGTCCGGCGGCGTGTCGGTCAATGAAGGCATTCTGCATGTGGCCCAGCACGACATGCCGTTCGGTGGGGTGGGCGCAAGCGGGATGGGGCATTACCACGGCCACGAAGGGTTCATCACGTTCTCGAAGTTGCGGCCCGTGTTTTACCAGGCGCGATTCTCGTCGATACAGATGATGTTCCAGCCGCCCTATACTTCGCGCACGATGAAGCTGATGAATCTGCTGGTCAAGCTGAAGGGATAAGGAAGCAGTCTTCGACAATGGAAAGCCGCGCACCTTAGGGTAAGTGATTCTTCGCATCTCGCACCACGATAACGAACGGAGACAAAAGTGATCAAATCGGTTTCTGCAAAAATCATCGCGAGTGCGATCGCACTCGTGGTCGGAAGCGCCGCTCATGCTGGCTTGTCCGGCTCGGTGCCAGGATCGGGCGGGTCGACAACTGCTGCCGCTCCGGATTCCGGTGGAGGCTACACGCAGACGAAATATCCGATCGTGCTCGTACATGGGCTGACAGGCACGGACAAGTTCTTCGGCGTGATCGATTACTGGTACGGAATCAAGGCTGCGCTCGAGCGCGACGGCGCGACCGTCTACGTCGCCGATCTGTCGAGCTTTCAGGTCGACACGGGGCCGAACGGCCGTGGTGAACAACTGCTGGCGTATGTCAAAAACGTACTAGCCCTGACGGGCGCCGAGAAAGTCAACCTGATCGGTCATAGCCAGGGCGGTTATACAGCTCGCTATGTGGCGTCGGTCGCCCCTGCACTGGTCGCATCCGTGACGACGGTCGCCACTCCTCATCATGGCTCCGAATTTTTTGATTTCGTGGAAGAGGTGTTCAAAAAAGATCCAACGGGATTGTCCGAGCCCATCATCACGAGCCTCGCCAGTCTGCTGGGCTATGTCGCCAATAGCAATCACACGTTAATTGAGGATGCAGGCCCCGTATTTGCCCAGGTGACGACCTATGGCACCGAAGCATTCAACAAGAGCTTCCCGACAGCGGGGATCGGCCCCGCAGGCAGTTGCAAGAGTGGAGCCGAAACGGAAACCGTGGATGGCAATAAGCATCTGTTGTATTCGTGGGCCGGCAGCGCCATTCAGCCCACGGTCAACCTGTTCGGCACCACATTGACCAAAGATACCAGCGTGACGCTGCTGGACCCTGCAGAGGTACTCGATATATCGACACC encodes the following:
- a CDS encoding coniferyl aldehyde dehydrogenase, whose amino-acid sequence is MNMNERDMPGIAIPVEFEQCFARQRAAYLAEPNPPYAQRVADLKSLARMLKENRAAFIEAINLDYGNRSEFETLFSEFFVVLEGIRDAIKHLKRWMKPSKRRLDATLYPLAKNRVIPQPLGVIGVIVPWNFPLNLSFAPLTSIFAAGNRAMVKMSENSAHLARLLAATSPKYFSPDKLTFFEDAGGRGPAFSSLPFDHLLFTGSGQTGRSVMANAARNLTPVTLELGGKSPAIVAEDYPIETAAKRVMWLKLLNAGQICTNIDYLFLPETQVDAFVAAAKQLLSERYPDINGGDYTSIIDERSFQRLKDTLDDAKAKGATLINLAAGQTPDSKLRKFPPHIVLNPTDDMVLMQREIFGPILPIKTYRDHEEVIRYITGRDRPLAIYPFSHDKQVQDLYIDRVMSGGVSVNEGILHVAQHDMPFGGVGASGMGHYHGHEGFITFSKLRPVFYQARFSSIQMMFQPPYTSRTMKLMNLLVKLKG
- a CDS encoding triacylglycerol lipase; amino-acid sequence: MIKSVSAKIIASAIALVVGSAAHAGLSGSVPGSGGSTTAAAPDSGGGYTQTKYPIVLVHGLTGTDKFFGVIDYWYGIKAALERDGATVYVADLSSFQVDTGPNGRGEQLLAYVKNVLALTGAEKVNLIGHSQGGYTARYVASVAPALVASVTTVATPHHGSEFFDFVEEVFKKDPTGLSEPIITSLASLLGYVANSNHTLIEDAGPVFAQVTTYGTEAFNKSFPTAGIGPAGSCKSGAETETVDGNKHLLYSWAGSAIQPTVNLFGTTLTKDTSVTLLDPAEVLDISTPLLQATGTVMINRNAGMNDGLVSVCSSMFGKVLSTRYHWNHFDEINQLLGIRGGNAEDPIAVFRDHANRLKNAGV